The Amycolatopsis umgeniensis DNA segment TACGGTCGCGCGCGCGAACTCGGCGCGGCCATACAGCGCGTCAGCTTCGCCGAGCAGCTGGACATCATCACCAGTCTCGACGAACTCCTCGACGAGACGCAGCGCCGAGGCGAACCACTGTTGGTCGCCCAATTGCTGCGCTATTCCGCGATGGCGAGGCTGGTCACCCGCGGTCTCGCCGCCGAGGCCGAACCCAGGCTCGACGAGATGCTCGCGCACACCAGACGGCACGGTCTCGCGCTGATGCGGGCCGACGCGCACGCCATGCGCGGCCGCCGCCTGGTCATCGCCAAACAAGAGGACGCCGCCCTCACCGAAATCGCCAGGGCGCTGGCCATCCTCGACGACTCCGCGGTCCCGGACCGCCAGGTCGGCAGGCGCAACTGGGATCGGATGCTGTCCACGACGCTGGTGGACTGCTGGCTGGTGCTGAACCAGCTGGGCGTCTACGAGGCGGCCGAGGAGGCCATCGCCCGCGCCGCGCAAGCGATCCGTGACAGCGCGAGCCCGCACGAGATCGCGCTCCAGCTGATCAACCGGGTCAAGATGCTGCTCGGCTGGGGCCTGCGGCTCGAACGCATCGAGCGGTACGACGAGGGGGCGGACAAGTTCCGCACCGCGGCGTCGATGGCGCAGGCCGCCGAAGGCCCGTTCACCGAGTCGCTGTTCCCGCGCAAGGCCGGGGTGCCCGCGATCGACCAGGTCGGCGTGCTCGCCGCGGCGGCCGCGCTGGCGTCGCCCGATTCGTCCCACATCGAGCGGCTGGACTCGCTGCTGCATCCGGAACTGGTGTTCCCGCACGAACGCGAGATCATCGCCATCGCGCTGGCCCGCTGCCTGGACAACGCCGCCCGCCGCGAGGACGCGCTGCAGATCCTCAAAGAGGTTCGCGAGGACAACGAGGAAAGCTCGCTGCCGTCGATGCGGTTGAACCTCGCCCGCGAGCTGGCCAGGCTCGACACCACCCCGGATTACGCGTCCGGCGCGAGCCAGTCGTTGATCGACTACGCGACCATCCTGGAAACGGAGATGTGGTCGCTGCGGGAATCGCAGATCGCCACGCTCAACGCGCGCCGGGAGCACGAACGGCTGTCCGCCGAACACGGCGCGATCACCCAGCAGGCCCTGCAGGACCCGCTCACCGGACTGCCGAACCGGCGCGCGCTCGACGAAAAGCTGCGTTCGCTGGCGTCGTCCGCGGACGCCCAGCCGCTCGCGGTCGCGCTGGTCGACCTCGACGGTTTCAAGGACGTCAACGACAAGCAGTCGCACGCCGAGGGTGACAACGTGCTCCGTGTCATCGCGAGCACGCTGCGCGACGCCCTGCGCGGCGACGACGTCGTCGCGCGATACGGCGGAGACGAGTTCATCGTGCTTCTACCTGGGGCTCCGGCGTCCGCGGCGAAGCAGGCGCTGGGTCGTTCTGTGAATGCCGTCGCATCTCTGCCGCACCACCTTTCGCACGGTGTCACCCTCTCCGTCGGCCTTGTCTCGCTCCGCCCGCAGGAGCGCGCGGAACAGGTCCTGGCACGCGCCGACGCGGCCATGTACCAGGCGAAACGTGGCGGCGGGAACCAGGTTTCGTCGGTGAACTCGATGGCCATCGATCCGGTCACCGGATGGCCCGGTGAGGATGCTCCGACCGACCCCGCGTGGGACGCCGAGCAGCCCACGTAGGATCAATGCCCGACAACCACCGTTGGTGAAATGTTGGGAGTGCCGTGACCGGCCCGCTGAGCACGTTGATCCTCGCCGCGGGTGAGGGCACCCGTATGCGCTCGTCCACCCCGAAGGTGCTGCACCCGATCGCCGGCCGCTCTCTGGTCGAGCACGCCGTGCGGGCCGCCGCGGGACTGAGCCCGGAACACCTGGTCGTGGTCATCGGCCACGGTCGTGACTCGGTCGGCGCTCAGCTGGCGAAGGTCGGCGAGGCGCTCGGCCGCGAGGTCGTCACGGCGGTCCAGGAGGAGCAGAAGGGCACCGGGCACGCCGTCTCGTGCGCGCTCTCGGCGCTGCCGGGCGGGCTGACGGGCACCGTCGTCGTCAGCTACGGCGACGTCCCGCTGCTCGACACCGAAACGCTCGCTTCCCTGGTCGCCGAGCACACGTCCACCGGAAACGCGGTCACCGTGCTCACCGCGGTCGTCGAGAACCCGACCGGGTACGGCCGGATCATCCGCGACGG contains these protein-coding regions:
- a CDS encoding diguanylate cyclase domain-containing protein — translated: MRLTEDATTSSRRPALAEMSDAWLYGRARELGAAIQRVSFAEQLDIITSLDELLDETQRRGEPLLVAQLLRYSAMARLVTRGLAAEAEPRLDEMLAHTRRHGLALMRADAHAMRGRRLVIAKQEDAALTEIARALAILDDSAVPDRQVGRRNWDRMLSTTLVDCWLVLNQLGVYEAAEEAIARAAQAIRDSASPHEIALQLINRVKMLLGWGLRLERIERYDEGADKFRTAASMAQAAEGPFTESLFPRKAGVPAIDQVGVLAAAAALASPDSSHIERLDSLLHPELVFPHEREIIAIALARCLDNAARREDALQILKEVREDNEESSLPSMRLNLARELARLDTTPDYASGASQSLIDYATILETEMWSLRESQIATLNARREHERLSAEHGAITQQALQDPLTGLPNRRALDEKLRSLASSADAQPLAVALVDLDGFKDVNDKQSHAEGDNVLRVIASTLRDALRGDDVVARYGGDEFIVLLPGAPASAAKQALGRSVNAVASLPHHLSHGVTLSVGLVSLRPQERAEQVLARADAAMYQAKRGGGNQVSSVNSMAIDPVTGWPGEDAPTDPAWDAEQPT